In Planctomycetaceae bacterium, a genomic segment contains:
- a CDS encoding PD-(D/E)XK nuclease family protein, whose protein sequence is MPIQREFLDWSQPALPSAADYLIQRYSDGDSLDLSNVILVFPGRRAGRRMLELLVEKATLRWPDLLPPVMVTFDRFPEMLYTQKLGLADTLTQLLVWRHALSCIPARELTAALPHIPNEDAIPAWMALCETLRRQHNELAADGMEFSEIHEHLANSGNRSEADRWKALRRIQAEYLMQMDSLQLWDRQAARLVAVEQNECQVDRDIIMVGTVDMNRIVRRMIDQIADRVTVLIHAPESEAGSFDEHGCLIPAEWESRQLNIPISMMAIVDKPDDQAQCVIQQLSELQGRYRADEVAIGVANDRLVPAILQGLSDAGLSGRWPIGQVISSSRPYRLLEAVTMHLISARDGLPADFASLSDLVRHPDLTSWIDLKVKLAFGSEKSVEAPAGSIVAQTQRRRRLKAVETDWLTTLDKYLADHLQATPGVLLGDESTRRSVGAVCDAVELLLAELLPPSLRSQAHLLADERPAPGTRRKGKVGQSLPSQRQLMLDDMEEAATHSIQQLLTRKRTLIEWADGALRMIATIYRDRELVEEKQSDRAIVECFSAVQSLIESLRQVPDMVMPRTTCVQALQLILRQIGEGNVPPGESELAIDLMGWLELPLDDSPVVILTGFNEGDIPESTTSDVFLPNSFRQQLGLTDNARRYARDAYAMTTLLNNRHVLKLIAGRVDVKGNPVAPSRLWFAADQQSLPQRVRLFYAADKQQSDTGDREVGLSAGVPDTRQSGFVIPSPPPRKRLPDEISVTDFRVYLDCPYRYFIGRELKLRSIQDETRELSAAAFGSLMHEVLNRFGESNVRTATTPEAIELFLLTELQKVAAVRFGRDRSATVVVQLKMLENRLQKFAEWQAGTAKEGWRIVRTEARLEYSHFRDSKDRPVKLIGRIDRIDQHQTTRAWRVLDYKTSESALKPDATHRTKGEWIDLQLPLYRLLVQPISVKGEVQLGYIHLPGDLSQINCSIADWDEETLQSAENKARQVAADILDLRIDRVLVSNSQWQNEFSRLCQDRVIDRNIPWLSDYSLGHED, encoded by the coding sequence ATGCCGATTCAACGTGAGTTCTTAGACTGGTCCCAACCGGCCTTACCATCGGCCGCTGATTATCTGATTCAACGCTACTCTGACGGTGACTCTCTCGACCTTTCGAACGTCATTCTGGTGTTTCCCGGGCGACGAGCCGGGCGACGAATGCTCGAGCTTCTCGTTGAAAAGGCAACGCTTCGCTGGCCTGATCTGTTGCCCCCGGTCATGGTAACTTTCGATCGATTTCCGGAGATGCTTTATACCCAGAAGCTGGGATTGGCGGACACGCTGACCCAATTGCTGGTCTGGCGTCATGCGCTCAGTTGCATTCCGGCGCGAGAACTCACCGCCGCGCTTCCACACATTCCCAATGAAGACGCCATCCCGGCATGGATGGCACTCTGCGAAACACTCCGACGTCAGCATAATGAACTTGCAGCGGACGGCATGGAGTTCAGTGAGATCCATGAACATCTGGCAAACTCCGGAAATCGCAGTGAAGCCGACCGATGGAAAGCTCTGCGCCGGATTCAGGCAGAATATCTGATGCAAATGGACAGTCTTCAGCTTTGGGATCGCCAGGCGGCTCGACTGGTCGCGGTTGAACAAAACGAGTGTCAGGTGGATCGCGATATCATCATGGTTGGCACCGTCGACATGAACAGAATTGTCCGACGCATGATCGACCAGATTGCCGATCGAGTCACGGTCCTCATACATGCACCGGAGTCAGAGGCAGGTTCTTTTGATGAGCATGGTTGCCTGATTCCTGCAGAATGGGAATCTCGCCAATTGAACATTCCGATTTCGATGATGGCCATTGTTGACAAGCCGGATGATCAGGCCCAGTGCGTGATTCAACAGCTCTCCGAATTGCAGGGCCGATATCGTGCGGACGAAGTTGCAATTGGAGTCGCCAATGACAGGCTCGTTCCGGCAATCCTGCAGGGATTGTCCGATGCCGGACTCTCGGGACGATGGCCGATCGGTCAGGTGATCAGCAGCTCGCGACCGTATCGGCTGCTGGAAGCCGTCACGATGCACCTGATTTCCGCACGGGACGGTTTGCCCGCAGACTTTGCGTCGCTTTCAGATCTTGTTCGACATCCTGATCTGACATCGTGGATTGACCTGAAGGTTAAACTTGCCTTTGGCTCTGAAAAATCTGTCGAAGCTCCGGCTGGCAGCATCGTCGCTCAGACTCAGCGAAGAAGGCGATTAAAGGCGGTCGAGACGGACTGGTTAACCACTCTGGATAAGTATCTTGCCGATCACTTGCAGGCTACGCCAGGCGTGTTACTGGGAGACGAATCAACACGGAGGTCGGTGGGTGCTGTCTGCGACGCGGTTGAACTACTGCTTGCAGAGCTGTTGCCGCCGTCACTTCGAAGCCAGGCGCACCTTCTGGCAGATGAACGTCCGGCTCCTGGAACAAGGCGGAAAGGCAAGGTGGGACAGTCGCTTCCCAGTCAACGTCAGCTGATGCTCGATGACATGGAAGAAGCAGCGACGCATTCGATACAGCAACTTCTCACTCGAAAAAGGACTCTCATTGAATGGGCCGACGGGGCATTGCGAATGATCGCGACAATTTACAGGGATCGTGAACTGGTTGAGGAAAAACAGTCTGATCGGGCGATTGTCGAGTGTTTTAGTGCTGTTCAGTCGCTGATAGAATCCCTTCGCCAGGTGCCCGACATGGTGATGCCTCGAACAACCTGCGTTCAGGCATTGCAGCTTATTCTTCGTCAGATCGGTGAGGGCAATGTTCCACCTGGGGAATCGGAGCTTGCAATTGACCTGATGGGGTGGCTCGAACTCCCGCTCGACGACAGTCCTGTTGTCATCCTGACGGGATTCAACGAAGGTGATATTCCAGAATCGACGACGTCTGATGTCTTTCTGCCAAATAGTTTCCGGCAGCAGCTCGGACTGACAGACAATGCTCGCCGATACGCCCGAGACGCTTACGCAATGACGACACTGCTGAACAACAGACATGTGTTAAAGTTGATCGCGGGGCGCGTTGATGTAAAAGGAAACCCTGTCGCTCCCAGTCGGCTTTGGTTTGCGGCCGATCAGCAGTCTCTGCCGCAAAGAGTTCGCCTGTTTTATGCCGCTGACAAACAACAGAGTGATACGGGCGACCGTGAAGTCGGTCTATCCGCAGGTGTTCCGGATACGCGTCAGAGTGGCTTTGTGATTCCATCGCCCCCTCCTCGCAAACGCTTACCTGATGAAATCTCTGTGACGGACTTTCGAGTCTATCTGGATTGTCCGTATCGATATTTTATCGGTCGTGAACTGAAACTGCGGTCCATTCAGGATGAAACCAGAGAACTCAGTGCGGCAGCGTTCGGGAGTTTGATGCATGAAGTACTGAATCGGTTCGGCGAATCGAATGTTCGAACCGCGACGACTCCCGAAGCCATTGAACTGTTCCTGCTGACGGAATTGCAGAAAGTGGCGGCCGTTCGCTTCGGACGCGATCGTTCCGCAACAGTTGTGGTTCAGTTAAAGATGCTGGAAAACCGGCTGCAGAAATTCGCCGAGTGGCAGGCTGGCACTGCAAAGGAAGGCTGGCGCATTGTCCGCACGGAAGCTCGCCTGGAGTACAGTCACTTTCGAGACTCAAAGGACAGACCAGTCAAGCTGATTGGACGTATCGATCGGATCGATCAGCATCAGACCACCAGGGCGTGGCGAGTGCTTGACTATAAAACAAGCGAATCCGCCCTCAAGCCGGATGCGACACATCGGACGAAGGGGGAGTGGATTGATTTGCAGCTGCCACTCTATCGATTACTGGTGCAACCCATTTCCGTAAAAGGTGAAGTGCAGCTTGGTTACATTCACCTTCCAGGAGATCTGAGTCAAATCAACTGCAGCATAGCCGACTGGGATGAAGAAACGCTTCAGTCGGCCGAAAACAAAGCGCGACAGGTTGCAGCCGATATCCTGGACCTGAGGATTGATCGCGTGTTGGTTTCAAATTCGCAGTGGCAGAATGAATTTTCACGTCTGTGTCAGGATCGAGTGATTGATCGAAACATCCCCTGGCTGTCGGACTACTCGCTGGGACACGAGGATTGA
- a CDS encoding DUF4159 domain-containing protein encodes MKFALLACLAVTHWSDMLVAQEAQLSDIELRDRIKQSMARGCDYLKRSQNGDGSWVTPEQISSRHEVGSTALAVMAQINCDVPVSSREIQLGLQFLRQEAPNVMERTHSVYEVSLLIMALVAAEEYEKDMPRIRILARELENSMVLRGADAGLWGYRVGSRGGSPDRSNGQYAVLALREAAYAGVEVSQDTWRTIHEHWVNHQNNDGGWGYHTGDGKSIGTMTVAGLSTIGITSRMLMNDLDVDDEGRPNCCQPPSTNDAMRKGKEWMARNFSVYRNPGGSSWLFYYLYGLERAGRLTNSRFFGRFDWYRDGARFFISAQQGAGNWLAQAGTNERDEILNTSMALLFLSKGLSRVVINKLDYSSPNGESIETGEWNRHPNDAINLVELIDSLPQWPPRLVSQTLTLSRLRPETAVADLNQAPVLLISGKKAPQLTDTHVAWLREFVDQGGFIFAVANCDGKGFDTEFRRLVERLFPQGDASLQRLTSDHPVFRSEYLLNADGIELWGVDFGCRTSIIYSPDDIGCLWQKWQRHDAPNRNKDLVQRIIRGTRIGVNVLAYATGREPPEKFSMNNVNDERNRRIERGLLEIAKLRHSGGWDTAPRALPNLLRALNEKAGVPTAVNGEPIPITPNELLRFPLVYMHGRYSFALEQTQREALRTHILRGGVLFADACCGSTRFDRSFRDMMQQTFPENALKQIPPDHELFSSEIGYDISKATIRKLVPTAANASMKSKEETGPPILEGIEVNGRMAVIYSRYDISCALEHQASLACNGYLEDDAARIATNVVLYALLKESDLPTE; translated from the coding sequence ATGAAATTTGCGTTACTTGCATGTCTCGCAGTGACGCACTGGTCAGACATGCTGGTTGCTCAGGAAGCACAGTTGTCGGACATTGAGCTTCGCGATCGCATCAAACAGTCCATGGCGCGGGGCTGCGATTATCTGAAGCGGAGTCAGAACGGCGATGGGTCGTGGGTCACTCCTGAGCAGATCTCTTCCAGGCACGAAGTTGGCAGCACTGCTCTGGCCGTCATGGCACAGATCAACTGTGACGTTCCTGTTTCTTCTCGTGAGATTCAGTTGGGACTGCAGTTCCTGCGGCAGGAGGCACCAAATGTGATGGAACGCACACACTCCGTGTATGAAGTTTCTCTCTTGATCATGGCGCTCGTGGCCGCCGAAGAATATGAAAAAGACATGCCGCGAATTCGAATACTCGCTCGAGAGCTTGAGAATTCGATGGTGCTGCGCGGGGCGGATGCCGGACTCTGGGGGTATCGAGTCGGAAGTCGTGGCGGTTCACCAGACCGAAGTAACGGCCAATATGCCGTCCTGGCGCTCCGGGAAGCTGCTTATGCCGGAGTTGAGGTTTCACAGGATACTTGGCGCACGATTCACGAACACTGGGTGAATCATCAGAATAATGATGGCGGGTGGGGATACCACACTGGCGATGGGAAATCGATCGGAACGATGACGGTTGCCGGACTTTCAACCATCGGCATTACCTCCCGAATGCTGATGAACGATCTTGATGTCGATGATGAGGGACGACCGAATTGTTGCCAGCCTCCTTCCACAAACGACGCGATGCGAAAGGGAAAGGAGTGGATGGCGAGGAACTTCTCGGTCTATCGAAATCCGGGTGGAAGCAGCTGGCTGTTCTACTATTTGTACGGACTTGAGCGTGCCGGACGACTGACAAACAGTCGATTCTTCGGGAGATTCGACTGGTACAGAGACGGCGCTCGGTTCTTCATCAGTGCTCAGCAGGGCGCAGGGAACTGGCTCGCACAGGCGGGAACCAACGAACGGGACGAAATTCTGAATACGTCCATGGCGCTGCTTTTTCTTTCGAAGGGCCTGTCACGCGTCGTCATCAACAAACTGGACTACAGCTCACCCAACGGTGAATCCATCGAAACAGGTGAATGGAATCGCCATCCCAACGATGCAATCAACCTCGTGGAACTCATTGATTCTCTGCCCCAGTGGCCGCCGCGTTTGGTCAGTCAGACGCTGACGCTGTCTCGCCTGCGTCCTGAAACTGCCGTTGCCGATCTGAATCAAGCACCGGTGTTACTGATCTCCGGAAAAAAGGCACCTCAACTGACCGATACCCACGTCGCCTGGCTGCGCGAATTTGTTGACCAGGGGGGCTTCATCTTTGCCGTTGCAAACTGCGACGGCAAAGGCTTCGATACAGAGTTCCGCAGACTTGTCGAGCGACTGTTTCCACAGGGGGACGCATCGCTGCAGCGACTGACCTCCGACCACCCGGTGTTTCGCAGTGAGTATCTGCTGAATGCCGATGGTATCGAACTGTGGGGCGTCGATTTTGGTTGTCGGACATCGATTATTTACAGCCCCGATGATATTGGCTGCCTCTGGCAAAAGTGGCAGCGACACGACGCTCCAAATCGAAACAAGGATCTGGTGCAGCGAATCATCAGAGGAACCCGAATCGGGGTGAATGTTCTGGCCTACGCGACCGGGCGCGAGCCGCCGGAAAAATTCAGCATGAACAATGTGAACGATGAGAGGAATCGAAGAATTGAGCGTGGTCTTCTGGAGATTGCAAAACTAAGGCACAGCGGCGGATGGGATACGGCGCCCAGAGCACTGCCAAATTTGCTGCGAGCGTTAAACGAAAAGGCAGGCGTCCCGACGGCGGTTAACGGTGAGCCGATTCCAATTACCCCGAATGAACTTTTGCGGTTCCCGCTGGTTTACATGCATGGGCGATACAGTTTCGCGCTGGAACAAACGCAGCGGGAAGCGTTACGAACCCACATTCTGCGAGGAGGCGTGCTGTTCGCCGACGCCTGCTGCGGATCAACCCGTTTCGACAGAAGTTTCCGTGACATGATGCAACAGACATTTCCTGAGAATGCTCTGAAGCAAATTCCACCAGACCATGAACTGTTTTCGAGCGAAATCGGATATGACATCTCAAAAGCCACCATCAGGAAGCTGGTCCCGACCGCTGCCAACGCGAGTATGAAGTCCAAAGAGGAAACCGGGCCTCCAATTCTGGAGGGTATCGAAGTGAACGGTCGAATGGCCGTCATCTACAGTCGATACGACATCAGCTGTGCACTGGAACACCAGGCCTCTCTTGCCTGCAACGGCTACCTGGAAGACGATGCTGCCCGAATCGCGACGAATGTCGTCCTGTATGCGCTGCTCAAAGAAAGTGATCTGCCGACGGAGTGA
- the aroA gene encoding 3-phosphoshikimate 1-carboxyvinyltransferase, which yields MTEAIQIQPISSPVNGRIRPPGSKSITNRALILAALADGTTTLTGVLDSQDTRVMIESLRRLGFTVDQDLRQCTCRITGLGGRIPAQSADLWLENSGTSIRFLTSLCALGHGQYRLDGVKRMRERPIGDLARTLSQLGTSVRFEIDSTDCPPIVVDGANGRLNGGQATIAGDISSQFLSSLLMAAPAASNATSIVVSGELVSKPYVTMTLQMMSEFGIQVEHPDDLSSFQVLPAAYKPRIYEIEPDASAASYFFALAAITQGTVTVEGLTRTAKQGDVGFVDALQQMGCEVQYEDSSITVKGKPLHGIDVDMNAISDTAQTLAVVAVFADSPTTIRNVGHMRHKETDRIAAVVTELNRAGIAAHEHPNGLQIEPGPVHPADIHTYDDHRMAMSFSLLGLRAQGIRILDPGCTAKTYPGYFEDLGALCETSFQRGEA from the coding sequence ATGACCGAGGCAATTCAGATTCAACCCATTTCGTCCCCCGTGAACGGCAGGATCCGACCGCCTGGTTCGAAAAGCATCACGAATCGAGCACTCATCCTGGCCGCTCTGGCCGACGGTACCACAACTCTCACCGGCGTTCTCGACAGCCAGGACACTCGCGTGATGATTGAAAGCCTGCGTCGCCTCGGGTTTACCGTGGATCAGGATCTACGGCAATGTACCTGCCGCATCACAGGTCTTGGCGGAAGAATCCCCGCGCAATCGGCAGACCTGTGGCTGGAAAACAGCGGAACAAGCATTCGCTTCCTGACTTCGTTGTGTGCTTTGGGCCATGGACAGTATCGACTGGATGGAGTCAAACGGATGCGCGAACGACCGATTGGCGACCTGGCTCGGACCTTGTCCCAGCTCGGAACAAGTGTACGCTTTGAAATCGATTCGACCGACTGCCCGCCCATTGTCGTTGATGGTGCAAACGGTCGCTTAAACGGAGGGCAGGCAACAATCGCCGGGGATATCAGCAGCCAGTTTCTGAGCAGTCTTCTGATGGCGGCCCCGGCAGCATCAAACGCAACTTCGATTGTGGTCAGCGGAGAATTGGTTTCAAAGCCATACGTTACGATGACTCTTCAGATGATGTCGGAGTTTGGAATTCAGGTCGAGCATCCGGATGATCTGTCCTCATTCCAGGTGCTGCCCGCGGCTTACAAGCCACGAATCTACGAAATTGAACCGGACGCTTCCGCTGCCAGTTATTTCTTTGCACTTGCGGCCATCACCCAGGGGACCGTTACCGTTGAGGGTCTTACTCGCACAGCCAAGCAGGGAGACGTGGGGTTTGTCGATGCATTGCAGCAAATGGGCTGTGAAGTTCAATATGAAGATTCCAGTATCACAGTAAAAGGCAAGCCACTGCATGGTATTGACGTTGATATGAACGCGATCAGCGATACAGCACAGACCCTCGCCGTGGTGGCCGTGTTTGCAGATTCTCCGACAACAATCCGTAACGTGGGGCACATGCGACACAAAGAAACAGACCGTATTGCAGCAGTGGTCACCGAACTGAATCGCGCCGGTATCGCTGCTCATGAGCATCCCAATGGTCTGCAAATCGAACCGGGGCCTGTCCATCCCGCAGACATACACACCTACGACGACCATAGAATGGCGATGAGCTTTTCTTTATTGGGACTCAGAGCACAAGGCATTCGAATTCTGGATCCCGGATGTACGGCAAAAACATATCCGGGTTACTTCGAAGATCTTGGGGCACTTTGCGAAACCAGTTTTCAGCGAGGCGAAGCATGA
- a CDS encoding cysteine desulfurase family protein: protein MNDTRIYFDNNATTCMLPEVVEAINHAGRTAFANPGSQHSFGRDARRTLDDARETIARILNAEESEVVFTSGGTESINMAVQGLTAGRTGTIVATAGEHPATLRSYDRAAVHGLRSLHLKVDSDGLLVESELDGLPWNQLRLVSVILAHNETGVIQRTKRLSDLCEHHRVPLLIDAVQAVGKIPVDFAALKATALAFGAHKFHGPRGVGGLLIRRGVKLVPFMEGGHQENGRRAGTEAVPLIAGMAKALEVWHESAGHRQMMISEMRNQLQQRLLGECSPAIVHGYQAERLPNTLSIAFPGLSGEALLVNLHLAEVACSLGSTCASGSAEPAPALLAMGVPPDICLATVRLSLGILNTMDEVNDAANRIAEVVRRMRSSQNPTG, encoded by the coding sequence ATGAACGACACCCGAATCTATTTCGATAACAACGCAACAACGTGTATGTTGCCCGAAGTTGTCGAAGCGATCAACCACGCGGGAAGGACGGCCTTTGCGAATCCCGGCAGTCAGCACAGCTTCGGACGGGATGCTCGCCGGACGCTTGATGACGCGCGTGAAACCATTGCGCGCATCCTGAACGCAGAAGAGTCTGAAGTCGTGTTTACCAGCGGCGGAACAGAATCAATCAACATGGCGGTTCAGGGGTTAACAGCCGGCCGAACAGGCACCATTGTCGCGACCGCCGGTGAGCATCCCGCAACCCTGCGTTCATATGATCGCGCTGCCGTTCACGGGCTCAGGTCCCTTCACCTGAAAGTCGATTCCGATGGATTGCTCGTCGAATCGGAACTCGATGGACTGCCCTGGAACCAGTTGAGACTTGTTTCTGTGATCCTTGCCCACAACGAGACCGGGGTGATTCAGCGCACAAAGAGGCTCAGTGACCTCTGCGAACATCACCGCGTTCCGCTGCTGATTGACGCTGTGCAGGCCGTTGGCAAGATCCCTGTGGACTTTGCAGCATTGAAGGCGACAGCTCTGGCTTTTGGTGCGCATAAGTTTCATGGCCCTCGCGGTGTCGGTGGACTACTGATACGCCGGGGCGTGAAACTTGTGCCATTCATGGAGGGCGGACATCAGGAGAATGGACGCCGTGCCGGAACAGAAGCTGTCCCACTGATCGCGGGCATGGCAAAAGCGCTCGAGGTTTGGCATGAGTCTGCAGGACACCGGCAGATGATGATTTCCGAAATGCGAAACCAACTCCAGCAGCGGCTGCTTGGTGAGTGCTCGCCGGCCATCGTGCATGGCTATCAGGCCGAACGTCTGCCTAACACGCTTAGTATTGCATTTCCGGGACTTTCCGGCGAAGCTCTCCTGGTGAATTTACACTTAGCTGAAGTGGCATGTTCGCTGGGAAGTACATGTGCAAGTGGTTCTGCGGAACCAGCCCCGGCGCTGCTGGCGATGGGAGTGCCGCCGGACATCTGTCTGGCCACCGTTCGGTTGAGTCTCGGAATCCTGAATACAATGGATGAAGTCAACGATGCCGCAAATCGAATCGCCGAAGTCGTTCGTCGAATGCGATCTTCACAGAACCCAACTGGGTAA
- a CDS encoding transcription antitermination factor NusB, whose translation MSTEGNNPWDFARPKFKTNLRVRPQGEEEKGDTAGEKRNRKNRKPDPSSPERNAKLYSSGENQHGSTGSKEDFAAIEAKVAAITSGRLLAWRALQLFEHGNDFLQDILSDLDRHHQLSSGERGQAVDLSSGVVRRRRTIDAVIAKQLTRPRHNVENDLWRVLQLGVYQILFAATPDHAAVDSSVKLCRQLNRERWTKFVNGVLRGIARMVADKVDTESNEPMPPDAAFIPVSPGHWVQMTQPVLTDPSQNLAEWFGDAFSLPSALAVRWTGRMSMEELMAAGFHSLYPASLSVRINKRQATVDTVREALTGHCIVEEGHSAGTLRISSTGRVEQLPGFMDGDWSIQDASATAAAELAAPRPGESILDLCAAPGGKTCHLAELTDDKAMITACDISGSRLERIRQNTERLNIRNVQLCLVTKDGTNLPDGPFDLILVDVPCSNTGVLGRRPEARWRFSTEDLAELVTLQTRLLIQACERIAPAGRIVYSTCSIEAEENRRVVDAVLQAFPAIRLERDQQFLPGRPSDGAYQALLVSHR comes from the coding sequence ATGAGCACTGAAGGGAATAACCCGTGGGATTTCGCAAGGCCAAAGTTCAAGACAAACCTGCGGGTTCGACCTCAGGGCGAAGAGGAAAAGGGCGACACAGCAGGCGAAAAACGAAACAGAAAGAATAGAAAGCCGGATCCATCATCGCCGGAACGGAATGCCAAACTCTACTCGAGTGGTGAAAATCAACACGGAAGTACAGGCTCCAAAGAAGATTTCGCCGCGATCGAAGCCAAAGTGGCGGCCATCACCTCTGGTCGACTTCTTGCATGGCGAGCTCTGCAGCTCTTCGAACACGGGAATGATTTTCTTCAGGACATCTTGTCAGATCTCGACCGACATCATCAACTGAGTTCCGGAGAGCGTGGTCAGGCTGTGGACCTTTCTTCCGGCGTGGTTCGTCGCAGGCGGACAATCGACGCAGTCATCGCGAAACAACTGACACGGCCGAGGCATAACGTTGAGAATGATCTGTGGCGCGTGCTGCAGCTTGGTGTCTATCAGATTCTTTTTGCTGCGACACCCGACCATGCCGCAGTCGACTCCTCAGTCAAACTCTGCCGTCAATTGAATCGCGAACGATGGACAAAGTTCGTGAACGGCGTGTTGCGCGGTATCGCACGAATGGTGGCAGACAAGGTGGATACGGAGTCGAACGAACCGATGCCGCCCGACGCAGCGTTCATTCCGGTAAGCCCCGGCCACTGGGTTCAGATGACACAGCCAGTTCTGACCGATCCCTCCCAAAACCTGGCCGAATGGTTCGGGGATGCGTTCTCTCTGCCCAGTGCGTTAGCAGTCCGATGGACAGGCAGGATGTCTATGGAAGAACTAATGGCGGCCGGATTCCATTCGCTGTATCCAGCATCCCTGTCGGTCCGAATCAATAAACGGCAGGCAACAGTGGACACCGTGCGCGAAGCATTAACCGGACACTGCATCGTTGAAGAAGGCCATTCTGCCGGTACGCTGCGAATTTCTTCCACCGGTCGCGTGGAGCAATTGCCGGGATTCATGGACGGGGACTGGAGCATTCAGGATGCCAGTGCCACTGCTGCAGCAGAGCTGGCCGCACCCAGGCCGGGAGAGAGCATTCTTGATCTTTGTGCCGCGCCCGGAGGCAAGACCTGCCATCTGGCAGAACTGACAGATGACAAAGCCATGATCACCGCTTGCGACATCTCGGGGTCTCGGCTCGAACGAATTCGCCAGAACACCGAAAGGCTGAACATCCGGAATGTTCAGTTGTGCCTGGTCACAAAGGATGGGACCAATCTACCCGACGGTCCGTTCGATTTGATTCTGGTCGACGTTCCATGTTCGAATACGGGAGTGCTGGGACGCAGACCAGAGGCCCGATGGAGATTCTCAACCGAGGACCTCGCAGAGCTGGTAACGCTGCAAACCAGATTGTTGATCCAGGCGTGTGAGCGCATCGCTCCCGCAGGACGCATCGTGTATTCGACCTGCAGTATTGAGGCGGAAGAAAACCGGCGGGTTGTCGATGCCGTGCTGCAGGCCTTTCCTGCAATTCGGTTGGAGCGTGATCAGCAGTTCCTTCCCGGACGACCCTCGGATGGCGCCTATCAGGCCCTCCTTGTTTCACATCGTTAA
- a CDS encoding DUF1553 domain-containing protein, protein MDWLAVELMEHDWNLHNLIRLIVSSQTYQQSSDLSDSLKERDPENRLLARQTRFRLPAWMIRDAALSYSGLLNEAVGGPPVMPHQPNGVWQEIFMGRFTYLPSVGAAQYRRTIYAFWRRSSAPTFLFDSAQRRVCEVGRRQTNTPLQALTLLNDATGLEAARMLGLHALNIDSAASERLNNLAERILGRSLVADELSTLQTTLETVREGFKKSPGEAQRLIEVGDMPAGILASGEFQASGASAVDVADAAVEPPEIADEWATWMTVASLLLNLDETITRE, encoded by the coding sequence CTGGACTGGCTGGCCGTTGAACTCATGGAACACGACTGGAATCTCCATAATCTCATACGGTTGATTGTGTCCAGCCAGACGTATCAACAGAGCAGCGATCTTTCAGACTCCCTGAAAGAACGAGATCCGGAAAACCGACTGCTCGCACGGCAGACGCGATTTCGCCTGCCTGCGTGGATGATTCGCGATGCAGCGCTGAGTTACAGCGGACTTCTGAATGAAGCCGTTGGTGGACCTCCGGTCATGCCCCATCAGCCCAATGGTGTCTGGCAGGAAATCTTCATGGGGCGCTTCACCTACCTTCCAAGTGTAGGTGCAGCTCAATACCGACGAACGATTTACGCCTTTTGGCGGCGTTCAAGCGCTCCCACGTTCTTATTTGACAGTGCCCAGCGACGTGTGTGTGAAGTCGGACGTCGCCAGACGAATACGCCGCTTCAGGCATTAACACTGCTGAATGATGCGACGGGTCTCGAAGCAGCCAGGATGCTGGGACTTCACGCTTTGAATATCGATTCGGCTGCATCGGAACGCCTGAATAATCTCGCAGAGCGGATTTTGGGGCGATCGCTGGTTGCCGATGAATTGTCGACACTTCAAACAACACTTGAGACAGTGCGCGAGGGATTCAAAAAATCCCCCGGCGAAGCACAGCGGCTGATTGAAGTGGGCGACATGCCGGCTGGAATCCTTGCATCAGGAGAATTCCAGGCTTCTGGTGCATCGGCAGTTGACGTCGCAGACGCTGCAGTTGAGCCCCCGGAGATCGCTGACGAATGGGCCACATGGATGACGGTAGCCAGCCTTCTTTTGAACCTGGACGAAACGATCACTCGCGAGTGA